In Argiope bruennichi chromosome X1, qqArgBrue1.1, whole genome shotgun sequence, a single window of DNA contains:
- the LOC129958664 gene encoding uncharacterized protein LOC129958664 isoform X1, translated as MESLESDLKSLVGVTEVGSRKPNKRMGSWIIEIAAKKTRPEEIMDNEEELPDDLTNDKLHQQSLESTDNNSQLLLRESLSSFQNLLASASDTTIRNFPRGSEKRVLNPDILCFSMKKLKLSEFEPLKLPQDDGSFIVDQQLISKAESSLLEKSENLCAAEDPTIFDTCASDSSTDLISLGNGLQSDLVTLPDESNQIKSAGNKDQLCSVENSDENLKEKSSFNANDDLSVLFGLVDNDEHEELSFAESIFCSNLHVDVFSEDEVIFRALRNVFKKKLKNFTNQTETLDIHQTSDKDEFKNHSKQYSQDCAELDIFEDRSKNTCLNSNSTSEAQCQELKTTKEHVACPPMSSTNGTKEKKCTINFPSSVSFNEKVKEQLHVDKITKAVECSKSCSSGKEGGSKRSSDDSKEMEEIPSLLSFIQKSGPETMIKRLTKNRKINLLEASQLPSFKKSVSIDSPTDHIFPMDMENIMKLFETAPAESKISGSANNSTNGTK; from the exons ATg GAATCTTTAGAGAGTGATCTCAAGTCCTTGGTAGGAGTAACTGAAGTTGGTAGTAGAAAACCTAACAAAAGGATGGGTAGCTGGATTATAGAAATTGCTGCAAAGAAAACAAGACCAGAGGAGATAATGGATAATGAAGAAGAACTCCCTGATGATTTGACTAATGATAAACTGCATCAACAGTCATTGGAGAGCACTGATAATAATTCTCAGCTTTTACTTAGAGAAAGTTTGAGTAGCTTTCAAAATCTTCTTGCTTCTGCATCTGATACTACCATAAGAAATTTTCCGAGAGGGAGTGAGAAACGTGTACTAAATCCTGATATCCTgtgtttttctatgaaaaaacttAAACTGAGTGAATTTGAACCCCTAAAGCTCCCACAGGATGATGGAAGCTTTATTGTTGATCAACAATTGATTTCAAAAGCGGAATCCTCACTTTTAGAGAAATCAGAAAACTTATGTGCAGCTGAAGATCCTACGATATTTGACACTTGTGCATCAGATTCCTCAACTGATTTAATTTCCCTCGGAAATGGTCTGCAATCTGATCTTGTCACCTTGCCTGatgaatcaaatcaaatcaagtcAGCTGGAAACAAAGATCAGCTCTGTTCAGTAGAAAATTCAGAtgaaaacttgaaagaaaaaagcaGTTTTAATGCTAATGATGATTTATCTGTGTTATTTGGTCTTGTTGACAATGATGAACATGAAGAACTTTCATTTGCAGAAAGCATATTTTGTTCAAATCTTCATGTTGATGTTTTCTCGGAAGATGAAGTCATTTTCAGAGCTTTAAGAAATg tttttaagaagaaactgaagaatttt acCAACCAAACTGAAACCCTGGACATCCACCAAACGTCTGATAAAGATGAGTTTAAAAATCATAGCAAACAGTACAGTCAAGACTGCGCAGAATTGGATATATTTGAGGATCGAAGCAAAAATACATgcttaaattcaaattcaacatCAGAAGCTCAATGTCAGGAACTGAAGACTACAAAAGAACATGTGGCATGCCCACCAATGAGTTCAACAAATggtacaaaagaaaagaaatgcacaATTAACTTTCCATCATCTGTTTCTTTCAATGAAAAAGTTAAGGAACAACTTCATgttgataaaataacaaaagcaGTTGAATGTTCCAAATCCTGTTCATCTGGCAAAGAAGGTGGGTCAAAACGAAGTTCTGATGATTCTAAAGAGATGGAAGAAATACCTTCACTTCTATCATTCATCCAAAAGTCTGGCCCAGAGACTATGATCAAAAGATTaaccaaaaatagaaaaataaatcttttggaaGCCAGTCAATtgccatcttttaaaaaaagtgtttcgaTTGATTCTCCAACAGATCATATTTTCCCGATGGATATGGAAAACATAATGAAGTTGTTCGAAACAGCTCCTGCTGAATCGAAGATATCTGGTAGTGCAAATAATTCTACTAATGGAACTAAGTAA
- the LOC129958664 gene encoding uncharacterized protein LOC129958664 isoform X2, whose product MGSWIIEIAAKKTRPEEIMDNEEELPDDLTNDKLHQQSLESTDNNSQLLLRESLSSFQNLLASASDTTIRNFPRGSEKRVLNPDILCFSMKKLKLSEFEPLKLPQDDGSFIVDQQLISKAESSLLEKSENLCAAEDPTIFDTCASDSSTDLISLGNGLQSDLVTLPDESNQIKSAGNKDQLCSVENSDENLKEKSSFNANDDLSVLFGLVDNDEHEELSFAESIFCSNLHVDVFSEDEVIFRALRNVFKKKLKNFTNQTETLDIHQTSDKDEFKNHSKQYSQDCAELDIFEDRSKNTCLNSNSTSEAQCQELKTTKEHVACPPMSSTNGTKEKKCTINFPSSVSFNEKVKEQLHVDKITKAVECSKSCSSGKEGGSKRSSDDSKEMEEIPSLLSFIQKSGPETMIKRLTKNRKINLLEASQLPSFKKSVSIDSPTDHIFPMDMENIMKLFETAPAESKISGSANNSTNGTK is encoded by the exons ATGGGTAGCTGGATTATAGAAATTGCTGCAAAGAAAACAAGACCAGAGGAGATAATGGATAATGAAGAAGAACTCCCTGATGATTTGACTAATGATAAACTGCATCAACAGTCATTGGAGAGCACTGATAATAATTCTCAGCTTTTACTTAGAGAAAGTTTGAGTAGCTTTCAAAATCTTCTTGCTTCTGCATCTGATACTACCATAAGAAATTTTCCGAGAGGGAGTGAGAAACGTGTACTAAATCCTGATATCCTgtgtttttctatgaaaaaacttAAACTGAGTGAATTTGAACCCCTAAAGCTCCCACAGGATGATGGAAGCTTTATTGTTGATCAACAATTGATTTCAAAAGCGGAATCCTCACTTTTAGAGAAATCAGAAAACTTATGTGCAGCTGAAGATCCTACGATATTTGACACTTGTGCATCAGATTCCTCAACTGATTTAATTTCCCTCGGAAATGGTCTGCAATCTGATCTTGTCACCTTGCCTGatgaatcaaatcaaatcaagtcAGCTGGAAACAAAGATCAGCTCTGTTCAGTAGAAAATTCAGAtgaaaacttgaaagaaaaaagcaGTTTTAATGCTAATGATGATTTATCTGTGTTATTTGGTCTTGTTGACAATGATGAACATGAAGAACTTTCATTTGCAGAAAGCATATTTTGTTCAAATCTTCATGTTGATGTTTTCTCGGAAGATGAAGTCATTTTCAGAGCTTTAAGAAATg tttttaagaagaaactgaagaatttt acCAACCAAACTGAAACCCTGGACATCCACCAAACGTCTGATAAAGATGAGTTTAAAAATCATAGCAAACAGTACAGTCAAGACTGCGCAGAATTGGATATATTTGAGGATCGAAGCAAAAATACATgcttaaattcaaattcaacatCAGAAGCTCAATGTCAGGAACTGAAGACTACAAAAGAACATGTGGCATGCCCACCAATGAGTTCAACAAATggtacaaaagaaaagaaatgcacaATTAACTTTCCATCATCTGTTTCTTTCAATGAAAAAGTTAAGGAACAACTTCATgttgataaaataacaaaagcaGTTGAATGTTCCAAATCCTGTTCATCTGGCAAAGAAGGTGGGTCAAAACGAAGTTCTGATGATTCTAAAGAGATGGAAGAAATACCTTCACTTCTATCATTCATCCAAAAGTCTGGCCCAGAGACTATGATCAAAAGATTaaccaaaaatagaaaaataaatcttttggaaGCCAGTCAATtgccatcttttaaaaaaagtgtttcgaTTGATTCTCCAACAGATCATATTTTCCCGATGGATATGGAAAACATAATGAAGTTGTTCGAAACAGCTCCTGCTGAATCGAAGATATCTGGTAGTGCAAATAATTCTACTAATGGAACTAAGTAA